A segment of the Methylomonas paludis genome:
AAATCAATGACCAGAGTTTTTTTACCTTCCACGGCGCTGATAGCGGCCAGATTGCAGGTGATGGTGGATTTACCCACGCCGCCTTTTTGATTAAAGATTACCCTGCGCATATTCGTCCTCAACACTGGAAATACTGAAAGTTGACATTATAAGGTTAATGTTAGCAATATCAACAACGGCTAAATTTTTTGGCTTGACATGCCGGGCAATCAGGAATAAGGCTGGTGGATTTAAAAGAAATTTGTTTGCCGCATGCATCGCAAACAAAAGTGCCGGGGCCGGCAATATCACCGCTATGATAGGGATGGTATTGTTTGGCGTCCCACTCCAGTTCGGTCAGTTTAAGCCGGGTTTTGTCGGCAATGTCAAAAAAGGCTTTCAGAGCAAAATTTTCTATCAGGTTAAGATCAAATTTTAACCATTCGCTCAGTGAATCCGGCTTGCTGTCTGGCGTATTGATTGCAGCCAGATTAATGTCACGAATGACATAGCCGGCAATTTTATTAATTTCTTCCTGGGTATGCCCCCCCAAAGCGCTGGTTTTTTCCTTCGCGATCTCCAATGCTTCGGCAACACTGTGCAAGGTATCATCCAGTGCTTCGTACAGATGTCCCATCAGATCGTCATAGGTTTTTATTAGTTTGTGTTCGCTCATGGTTTCTCCGATTTAAATCAAGCTTTAGATTTAAGCTTCTGTAAGGTATTCTAGCGCTTTTTTACCAGAAAAGACGAACACCGGATGGAAGAGCATTACAACCCGCAGACGATAGAGCAAAAAATACAGGCCGATT
Coding sequences within it:
- a CDS encoding zinc ribbon-containing protein is translated as MSEHKLIKTYDDLMGHLYEALDDTLHSVAEALEIAKEKTSALGGHTQEEINKIAGYVIRDINLAAINTPDSKPDSLSEWLKFDLNLIENFALKAFFDIADKTRLKLTELEWDAKQYHPYHSGDIAGPGTFVCDACGKQISFKSTSLIPDCPACQAKKFSRC